From the Brachyhypopomus gauderio isolate BG-103 chromosome 5, BGAUD_0.2, whole genome shotgun sequence genome, one window contains:
- the lingo4a gene encoding leucine-rich repeat and immunoglobulin-like domain-containing nogo receptor-interacting protein 4a isoform X2, which translates to MFSCLRPTAYSGRTPDVQMCLQNTDLPGMYWMSIILWIVGMAGAWDPPWPCPQHCDCLHELLIVNCSSNHLTSVPEGIYTNSLNLNLSSNDLRTLERRQFSNLAKLQELDLSENMLSVIKFEAFLGLQSLVALRLSRNRLKILPLGVFSGLQSLRLLDISKNEILIFLDHTFREMASLQKLDASRNDIVFISNHAFSGLMNLQDLNLDRCNITSAPAVALSQLAGLTRLQFCWVGLTMLPNNSFRRLGRLRELTVSNCPWLGSLDTNSLIGLNLTSLTLSYCNLSSVPYVPLQHLVYLSYLDLSYNPITSIQPNLLGDLLRLQEFHLVGGSLLRVEPRAFQGLAHFRLLNVSFNQLSTLEETTFHSIKTLKVLRLDGNPLTCDCRLHWVLHNRLHLDFDSMPPTCALPVHMQGRTFQDFSVAEVPGLFTCRQARILNRKPQEVRTDEGRMVLFFCQVDGDPTPSIIWVSPHRTLLTSTGRIRVLSNGTLEVRYAQVHDSGYYYCFASNAAGNDSISVRLRVCGSSELSTQNHSSQLFLEGWNLVSIVPTVSPTVSPSQPPFDMKTLVIVMTMGSVSFLSSVALCFVFIFFWSQGKGRIKHTAKIAFVPRSAAIATERAEATTETSKLTMRL; encoded by the coding sequence GCAGAACTCCAGATGTCCAGATGTGCTTGCAGAATACAGACTTGCCAGGGATGTACTGGATGTCAATCATCTTGTGGATAGTGGGCATGGCTGGAGCATGGGACCCGCCCTGGCCCTGCCCACAGCATTGTGACTGCTTACATGAGCTTCTCATAGTCAACTGTTCCTCAAATCACCTGACCTCTGTTCCTGAAGGCATCTACACAAATAGCCTAAACCTCAACCTGTCCAGTAATGATCTTAGGACACTTGAACGACGTCAGTTCTCCAACCTGGCTAAGCTGCAGGAGCTTGACCTGAGTGAAAACATGCTTTCAGTTATCAAGTTTGAAGCTTTCCTTGGCTTGCAGAGCCTTGTCGCGCTACGGCTGTCCCGGAACCGCCTCAAGATTCTTCCACTTGGAGTGTTCTCTGGACTTCAAAGTCTTCGCCTTCTGGACATCAGCAAGAATGAGATCCTCATCTTCCTGGACCACACGTTCCGTGAGATGGCTTCATTGCAAAAGCTGGATGCCAGCAGGAATGATATTGTGTTTATCTCCAACCATGCCTTCAGTGGTCTCATGAACCTacaggatttgaacctggacaGGTGTAACATCACATCGGCGCCAGCTGTGGCGTTATCTCAGCTTGCTGGACTGACACGGCTGCAGTTCTGCTGGGTTGGTCTTACCATGCTGCCCAACAACTCATTCAGGCGGCTGGGCCGTCTAAGGGAGCTGACTGTGTCTAACTGCCCCTGGCTGGGCTCACTTGACACCAACAGCCTCATTGGCCTCAACCTCACCTCCCTGACACTCAGCTACTGCAACCTGAGCTCTGTGCCCTATGTTCCTCTGCAACACCTGGTATACCTGAGCTATTTGGACCTGTCCTATAACCCCATCACCTCTATCCAGCCCAACCTGCTTGGAGACCTTCTTCGGCTGCAGGAGTTCCACTTGGTTGGTGGGAGCTTGCTGAGGGTGGAGCCAAGAGCATTCCAGGGACTTGCCCACTTCCGCCTGCTTAATGTTTCATTCAATCAACTGTCCACCCTGGAGGAAACAACCTTCCACTCAATAAAGACCCTCAAAGTGCTACGGCTTGATGGGAACCCACTCACATGTGACTGTCGCTTGCACTGGGTGCTGCACAATCGTCTGCATTTGGACTTTGACAGCATGCCACCTACGTGCGCTTTACCTGTGCATATGCAAGGCCGAACGTTCCAGGACTTCAGTGTGGCTGAGGTACCAGGGCTGTTCACCTGTCGGCAGGCGCGCATTCTGAACCGCAAGCCTCAGGAAGTGCGCACAGATGAGGGCCGTATGGTCCTGTTCTTCTGCCAGGTAGATGGAGACCCCACCCCTTCCATCATCTGGGTGAGCCCCCACCGCACCCTCTTAACTAGTACTGGTCGCATCCGTGTACTGTCCAATGGAACTCTTGAGGTGCGTTATGCACAGGTGCATGACAGTGGCTATTACTACTGCTTTGCCTCCAATGCAGCGGGGAATGATAGCATTTCTGTTAGACTGCGAGTCTGTGGCTCTTCTGAATTGTCAACTCAAAATCACTCTTCCCAGCTCTTCCTGGAGGGATGGAACCTGGTGTCCATTGTTCCAACAGTCAGCCCAACAGTCAGCCCCTCCCAGCCTCCATTTGACATGAAGACGCTGGTGATTGTGATGACCATGGGTTCTGTGTCATTCCTGAGTTCTGTGGCTCTCTGCTTTGTGTTCATCTTCTTCTGGAGTCAGGGCAAAGGCAGAATCAAACACACAGCCAAAATAGCCTTCGTGCCTCGCAGTGCAGCGATAGcaacagagagagcagaggcGACCACGGAGACGTCCAAACTCACCATGCGGCTCTGA